The Kosakonia sp. SMBL-WEM22 sequence GCGCTGCAAAACGGGTAATAATTGTACTGTTTCCGGCGTCAATGCCATGCAGTAGGCAATATTACTGTCAGAAGATTTAGCCTCCGGCGCTTCATGCTCCAGCAGCCAGGCGGTACGCCGCGCAATAGCCGAGCCAGAATCAATCAGCCGCGTCCCTTCCGGCAGCACCTGCAATAGCTCTTCTTGTAATAGCGGGAAGTGGGTGCAGCCCAGCACCACGGTATCCGGTGGCTCCTTCATCCGCAGCCACGGGCGCAGAATACGGCGCAGCTCCTCAAGCGGCACAGGCTCGCCGTGCAGTTTGCCCTCGGCCAGCTCCACCAGCTCAGCGGAACCCAGCATTTCGATCCGGCACTCATTGGCGAAGCGCGCGATCAACTCATGCGTATAAGGACGCTTCACCGTTCCGCGCGTCGCCAGCAAACCGACAATGCCATTTGCCGTTAACCGCGCCGCGGGTTTGATCGCCGGCACAACTCCAACTACCGGGAAGGTGAACTTCTCACGCAGCGCGGGCAGCGAAACGGTGCTTGCCGAGTTACAGGCAATAATGGCCAGAGAGAGGGGGTAGCGTGCCTGAACGGCGGAAACAATTTCGACAACGCGCTCAACGATAAACTCTTCGCTCTTCTCACCATAGGGAAATGCGACGTTGTCGAAAGTGTAGATATAGTGCAAATCCGGCAGGAGTTGCCGGATCTCATCATAAACGGAAAGCCCACCGACACCGGAGTCAAACACCAGCACGGTGGGCCGCGCGTCAGAAGGTGTAGCTGCCAGACAAGGTGTATTCCCGTCCTGCAGTTTGGTAACCATATGCTGTCTCGTACTCTTTATCGAACAGGTTGGCGATTTTACCACGAACTGTCAGGTGAGAGGTTACAGGATATGAGGCAGAAAAATCGACAGTGCTATAACTTGGCAGAATACGTCTCTCGCCCGTTGTATCATCGTAGCGCTTACTGAAATACTCCCAGGCAAGATCCATATCGACATCATATATAGACCAGTCAAGCTGGTACTTCGCCTGGCGCTGCGCCCTGCGTTGCAATACGTCATGGGTTTCATCATCACGCGGGTCAATATATTGCAGAGTGACTCGGTGTGAGAAAATGCCCGTATCAATATCGCCGCTCCACTCAACACCTTTAATAGTGGCTGACTTAACATTGCTATAAGCCTGATTTCTGTAGCCAATGAGATTCTCTATCTCATAGCGGTACGCTGAGAGACGCCAGTCCAGCGGACCGGTAAGTCCTTCAATACCCGCTTCCCACTGTTTCGACTCTTCCGGCTTCAGGTTTGGATTCGACGCAATGCCATACCGCTTCGCGCCAAACTGTTGACCCAGCGACGGCGCAAGGAAACCCGTGCCGTAAGAGAGGGTCAGGCGATAGTCCGGTACAAACTCCCACCCTGCCGCCGTCTGCCAGGTGCCGTGCCAGCCAAAGGTATCATCTTTATCTTCGCGCCCGGAGGCCTCAAGCGTCACATCGCCTAACTGCTTCATTCCCGTCAGATAGAGCCCGGTGTTATCGCGATCGTAGGCATCGCGACTGGCCTCATTAGACGCCACCAGGCGCTCCTGCTTCCAGTCTACGCCCGCACCGATTGATCCTTTACCGATATCAACGTTATTTGCCCACTGAATATAACGTTGCTCCGTCTCATCAAGTGTAGTGCCCGTATGATAACGACCATAGATGCTGCTGTAGTTGTAGTCTTTGCTTTTTTGATAGTTCGCCAGCAGTTGGGAAGAGTAAATCCCCTGACGGAAGTTGAGCCCCGTATCCCAGTCCTGGGCGTAGAGCTGACGCTCATCGGCGCTGTATTCTGGCGAAGAAGGCGGGCTGCCGAGGTCATAGTCCACGTTATTGCTGAAGTCATATCCGCGGAAAAAACCATCAAAATTGTCGTTAAACGTATGCTGCACGCTGCCCCAGAAGGTTTTGTTCCGGTAGCCGTCGCGGTCCTGGTCATGATCCCAGCTTGAACCAGGCTGAACGTTAAACCCGCGCGTGCCGGTATAAGAAGCCGCCCCAGCCACCACCGTGTCACCAAAACGCTGGCGTACGGTACCGTCGTAGGTTTGATACCCCTTCGAACCGATGCCAGCGTTAATTTGTGATTTCTCATCGCCCGCCAGGGTAATGATGTTTACCACGCCACCAATCGCGCCAGAGCCGTACACCGTCGAGCGCGGCCCGCGGATGTACTCCACGCGCTGCACCAGCGAGAGCGGGATCTGGTTCAGTTCGGGCGCGTTAGAAATCCCTCCACGCGCCACCGGCACACCGTCTATCATCAGCATCAGGTGTTTGGATTCCGTTCCCCGCACATAGACAGAAGAGATCTGCCCGAGACCGCCACTTTGCGAGACATCGACGCCCGGAAGACGGCGTATAACCTCTATCAGCGAGCGCGACTGCCAGCGATCGATCTCTTCACGCGTCACAATTTCCGTCGGCGCCAACACGGTCTTAAGCGGTTGTTGAAAACGGTTTGCTGTCACCACTAACTGATGCTGACCGCTATCCTGCGCCCAGCCGGAAAACGCCGTGACGGAGAGCGCCGTCAGCAGCGAAGCTTTTTTTATCATTATGTAAGCATCCACATAATAAGAAGGATGCCGCAGGTTCCATCAATAGCTCGCGATGATGACAACCAGATGCGACGTATACCGGCAGGTCTTCGGGCTCGGAGGTACTACGAAAGGCGACTTCCCACCCGCAGGCAGTGTCTGGCCTCTCACCTTTATCCTTACCGCTGCGCGTCAGCCCCAGATTCGCACTGGGTTCCCTTTTAACTCACAGGACCGGAAAAAGGATGCTACATTCCGTTACATATAGATGTCCAGACTGCCAGGCGACTATTTCATTGCGCCCCGGGCTGGACATCCCGTGAGCAATCCCTACAATCCCCGCGTTATTCATAATCTCTCAGGAAGCATCATGACCCCAGAACACCTGCCGACAGAACAGTACGAAGCCCAGCTGGCCGAAAAAGTTGTACGTCTGCAATCGTTGATGACGCCCTTTTCCGCGCCGCTTCCGGAGGTGTTCCGCTCGCCCGTCAGCCATTACCGCATGCGCGCCGAGTTTCGTATCTGGCACGACGGGGACGATCTCTACCACATCATTTTCGATCAGCAGACCAAATCACGAATCCGCGTCGACAGCTTTCCGGCGGCAAGTGAGCTGATCAACCAGTTAATGTCGGTGATGATCGACGCGGTGCGCGACAACAAAACGCTGCGCCATAAACTCTTCCAGATTGATTACCTGAGCACACTGAGCAACCAGGCGATCGTCACGCTGCTCTATCATAAGAAGCTGGATGCCGAGTGGCAGGAAGAGGCCACGCGCCTGCGCGACGCGTTACGCGCGCAGAACCTGAATGTGCAGATTATTGGCCGCGCCACCAAAACCAAAATCGAGCTGGACCAGGATTTCGTCGATGAACGTTTGCCGGTTGGCGGCCAGGAGATGATCTACCGCCAGGTGGAGAACAGCTTCACCCAGCCGAATGCGGCGATGAATATTCAGATGCTGGAGTGGGCGCTGGATGTCACGCGTGGGTCGAAAGGCGATCTGCTGGAGCTTTACTGCGGTAACGGCAACTTCTCGCTGGCGCTGGCGCGTAATTTCGATCGCGTGCTGGCCACAGAAATTGCCAAACCCTCGGTTGCGGCGGCGCAGTACAACATCGCGGCAAACCAGATTGATAATGTGCAGATTATCCGCATGTCGGCAGAAGAGTTTACCCAGGCGATGAACGGCGTGCGCGCCTTTAACCGCTTACAGGGTATTGATTTGCAGAGCTACCAGTGCGAAACGATTTTCGTCGATCCACCGCGCAGCGGGCTGGATGCGGAAACCGAGAAGATGGTGCAGGCTTATCCGCACATCCTCTATATCTCCTGCAACCCGGAAACATTGTGCAAAAACCTGGAAACCTTAAGCCAGACGCACACGGTTTCACGCCTGGCGCTATTTGACCAGTTCCCCTACACGCATCATATGGAGTGTGGCGTCCTGCTGACGCGCAAGTGATTGCAATGCCGGAGGCGACAAAACCCCCTCCGGCTCACCGCTTACTCTGAATCAGAAGCTTCGTACTGCCGGCTACGGTTGCGCAGACGAATGCCAATCCAGAAAACCAGAATCACCGCCAGTAGCGCGGGCAGGAAGTTGGAGCCCATATCCGGATACTCTGCGCGCACCACGGCGCTGTAAAGCAGCACACCGAGAATAAAGCAGGCGGCGGAAAGACCCGGTAAGCCCACCGGCATGGTGCGATTCTGGTAGCGCTGATGCAGACAGTAGATCGTCAGCACCAGCGAGATAATTGGAAAGAGCGAGAAGGGTACGAGGGAGCTAAACACGGCGGTAAACGTGCCGTTAACAGACAAACCGGCAATCAACGCCAGCAGCAGCGTACCTTTATCTTGACCTGACTGTTTCATCATTCATCCTTCACTCGTCGGTTGTTGCGCCATTTTTTCCTGTTCGCGGCGATACCAATAATATGCGCCCTTTGAAATCATACGCAGCTGCAATACCAGCCTCTCTTCCAGCTGTTTGCGCTGCTCTGCGCTCACGTCCAGCGCTTCCGCGCCGGCGTTAAAGACGATGGTGACCATCGCTTCAGCCTGCGCTTCCGTAAAGGCGCGCGGCATGTGGTTTTCGAGCTCCAGGTAATCAGCAAGTTCCGCAATGAAGTGCTGGATCTCGCGCGCGACCGCCGCACGAAACGCGGCAGACGTTCCAGAGCGTTCACGCAAAAGTAGCCGAAAGGCGTTCGGGTTATTGCCAATAAATTCCATAAATGTGGAGACCGACGTGCGGATCACGCTGCCGCCTTTGGCAATGCGCTGGCGCGCCTGGCGCATCAGCTGGCGCAGCATCAGGCCGCTCTCATCGACCATTGTCAGGCCGAGTTCATCCACGTCGCGGAAATGCCGATAAAATGACGTTGGCGCGATACCCGCTTCACGAGCCACTTCCCGTAGACTCAGGCTGGTAAAACTTCGCTCTGCGCTCAGTTGGCTGAATGCGGCTTCAACCAGTGACCGCCGCGTTCTCTCTTTTTGTTGCGCTCTTACACCCATCACGATGTTTGAATCCTTCCAGGGGCCCGCTGGCACTATACCAGAGAATAAATCCAAACCGATTGTACTGGATTGTGACGGATTGTTTACGCGCAGATTCTTCTTTTTCAGCGGAAAAAAGCACAGTGATAATTGGGTTATCCCGCGGTTAATGTTAGTATTATGTTGCTTTTATGTATAAGAACAGGTAAGCCTTACCATGCCACATTCCTACGATTACGATGCAATAGTGATAGGCTCCGGTCCCGGCGGCGAAGGCGCAGCCATGGGCCTCGTTAAACAGGGAGCCCGGGTAGCGGTTATTGAGCGCTACCACAATGTCGGCGGCGGCTGTACGCACTGGGGCACCATCCCCTCGAAAGCGCTCCGCCACGCAGTCAGCCGTATTATCGAATTTAACCAAAATCCGCTCTACAGCGACCATACCCGCCTTCTTCGCTCCTCTTTCTCCGATATCCTGAACCATGCCGAAAGCGTGATTAACCAGCAAACGCGTATGCGTCAGGGTTTTTACGAGCGTAACCACTGCGACATTCTGGAAGGCAACGCGCGCTTTATTGATGACCACACGCTGGCGCTCGAGTGCCACGATGGCACCGTCGAAACGCTGACGGCAGAGAAGTTTGTCATCGCCTGCGGTTCGCGCCCTTATCACCCGGATGATGTCGACTTCGCCCACCCGCGCGTCTACGACAGCGACTCGATTCTCGATATGCACCACGAACCTCGCCACGTGATTATCTACGGCGCAGGGGTTATCGGCTGTGAATATGCGTCGATCTTCCGCGGTATGAATGTGAAGGTCGACCTGATTAATACCCGCGATCGTCTGCTGGCATTTCTCGATCAGGAGATGTCCGACTCCCTCTCCTACCACTTCTGGAACAGCGGCGTGGTGATTCGCCACAACGAAGAGTATGAGCGCATCGAGCCATTGGATGATGGCGTCATCATGCATCTGAAATCGGGTAAGAAGTTGAAAGCGGATTGCCTGCTCTACGCAAACGGACGCACCGGTAACACCGACAGCCTTCAGCTTGCCAATATCGGGCTGGAAGCGGATAGCCGTGGTCAGTTGAAGGTCAACAGCATGTATCAGACCGCGCTGCCACATATCTATGCCGTGGGCGATGTGATTGGTTATCCGAGCCTGGCATCAGCGGCTTACGACCAGGGGCGAATCGCTGCACAGGCAATGATCAAAGGTGAAGCCAGTGCGCATCTGATTGAGGATATCCCAACCGGGATCTACACCATTCCGGAGATCAGCTCCGTCGGGAAAACCGAACAGCAGCTCACCGCCATGAAAGTGCCTTATGAAGTGGGTCGCGCGCAGTTTAAACACCTCGCGCGGGCGCAAATTGTCGGCATGAACATCGGCACGCTAAAAATTCTGTTCCACCGCGAAACGAAAGAGATTTTGGGGATCCACTGCTTTGGCGAGCGCGCGGCCGAGA is a genomic window containing:
- the fabR gene encoding HTH-type transcriptional repressor FabR, with protein sequence MMGVRAQQKERTRRSLVEAAFSQLSAERSFTSLSLREVAREAGIAPTSFYRHFRDVDELGLTMVDESGLMLRQLMRQARQRIAKGGSVIRTSVSTFMEFIGNNPNAFRLLLRERSGTSAAFRAAVAREIQHFIAELADYLELENHMPRAFTEAQAEAMVTIVFNAGAEALDVSAEQRKQLEERLVLQLRMISKGAYYWYRREQEKMAQQPTSEG
- the trmA gene encoding tRNA (uridine(54)-C5)-methyltransferase TrmA, whose translation is MTPEHLPTEQYEAQLAEKVVRLQSLMTPFSAPLPEVFRSPVSHYRMRAEFRIWHDGDDLYHIIFDQQTKSRIRVDSFPAASELINQLMSVMIDAVRDNKTLRHKLFQIDYLSTLSNQAIVTLLYHKKLDAEWQEEATRLRDALRAQNLNVQIIGRATKTKIELDQDFVDERLPVGGQEMIYRQVENSFTQPNAAMNIQMLEWALDVTRGSKGDLLELYCGNGNFSLALARNFDRVLATEIAKPSVAAAQYNIAANQIDNVQIIRMSAEEFTQAMNGVRAFNRLQGIDLQSYQCETIFVDPPRSGLDAETEKMVQAYPHILYISCNPETLCKNLETLSQTHTVSRLALFDQFPYTHHMECGVLLTRK
- the murI gene encoding glutamate racemase; its protein translation is MVTKLQDGNTPCLAATPSDARPTVLVFDSGVGGLSVYDEIRQLLPDLHYIYTFDNVAFPYGEKSEEFIVERVVEIVSAVQARYPLSLAIIACNSASTVSLPALREKFTFPVVGVVPAIKPAARLTANGIVGLLATRGTVKRPYTHELIARFANECRIEMLGSAELVELAEGKLHGEPVPLEELRRILRPWLRMKEPPDTVVLGCTHFPLLQEELLQVLPEGTRLIDSGSAIARRTAWLLEHEAPEAKSSDSNIAYCMALTPETVQLLPVLQRYGFERLEKLAV
- the sthA gene encoding Si-specific NAD(P)(+) transhydrogenase; this encodes MPHSYDYDAIVIGSGPGGEGAAMGLVKQGARVAVIERYHNVGGGCTHWGTIPSKALRHAVSRIIEFNQNPLYSDHTRLLRSSFSDILNHAESVINQQTRMRQGFYERNHCDILEGNARFIDDHTLALECHDGTVETLTAEKFVIACGSRPYHPDDVDFAHPRVYDSDSILDMHHEPRHVIIYGAGVIGCEYASIFRGMNVKVDLINTRDRLLAFLDQEMSDSLSYHFWNSGVVIRHNEEYERIEPLDDGVIMHLKSGKKLKADCLLYANGRTGNTDSLQLANIGLEADSRGQLKVNSMYQTALPHIYAVGDVIGYPSLASAAYDQGRIAAQAMIKGEASAHLIEDIPTGIYTIPEISSVGKTEQQLTAMKVPYEVGRAQFKHLARAQIVGMNIGTLKILFHRETKEILGIHCFGERAAEIIHIGQAIMEQKGGGNTIEYFVNTTFNYPTMAEAYRVAALNGLNRLF
- a CDS encoding YijD family membrane protein, with amino-acid sequence MKQSGQDKGTLLLALIAGLSVNGTFTAVFSSLVPFSLFPIISLVLTIYCLHQRYQNRTMPVGLPGLSAACFILGVLLYSAVVRAEYPDMGSNFLPALLAVILVFWIGIRLRNRSRQYEASDSE
- the btuB gene encoding TonB-dependent vitamin B12 receptor BtuB; this encodes MIKKASLLTALSVTAFSGWAQDSGQHQLVVTANRFQQPLKTVLAPTEIVTREEIDRWQSRSLIEVIRRLPGVDVSQSGGLGQISSVYVRGTESKHLMLMIDGVPVARGGISNAPELNQIPLSLVQRVEYIRGPRSTVYGSGAIGGVVNIITLAGDEKSQINAGIGSKGYQTYDGTVRQRFGDTVVAGAASYTGTRGFNVQPGSSWDHDQDRDGYRNKTFWGSVQHTFNDNFDGFFRGYDFSNNVDYDLGSPPSSPEYSADERQLYAQDWDTGLNFRQGIYSSQLLANYQKSKDYNYSSIYGRYHTGTTLDETEQRYIQWANNVDIGKGSIGAGVDWKQERLVASNEASRDAYDRDNTGLYLTGMKQLGDVTLEASGREDKDDTFGWHGTWQTAAGWEFVPDYRLTLSYGTGFLAPSLGQQFGAKRYGIASNPNLKPEESKQWEAGIEGLTGPLDWRLSAYRYEIENLIGYRNQAYSNVKSATIKGVEWSGDIDTGIFSHRVTLQYIDPRDDETHDVLQRRAQRQAKYQLDWSIYDVDMDLAWEYFSKRYDDTTGERRILPSYSTVDFSASYPVTSHLTVRGKIANLFDKEYETAYGYQTAGREYTLSGSYTF